A genomic segment from Streptomyces sp. NBC_01233 encodes:
- a CDS encoding response regulator transcription factor, with product MTKVLVLHSVSLVRSALAALLRSEGRFEVTSAGWRAAVRQAESLRPDVTVVDLDCPGTTAVLADEGRADRQVLASPSPVLVLASTGAPGSLHRAFRAEALGYVDKDGSPGRLVRAVRKVAAGQRFIDASLASAFMEADPVPLSPRELSVLARAAEGDSIAEIARALHLASGTVRNYMAAATRKTGARNLIDAIRISRRAGWV from the coding sequence ATGACGAAGGTCCTCGTCCTGCACAGCGTCAGCCTGGTCAGGTCGGCACTGGCCGCCCTGCTGAGATCGGAAGGGCGCTTCGAGGTCACGTCGGCGGGCTGGCGGGCCGCGGTGCGCCAGGCCGAGTCCTTACGACCAGACGTGACGGTCGTCGACCTCGACTGTCCGGGGACCACGGCCGTCCTGGCCGACGAGGGACGCGCGGACCGCCAGGTCCTCGCGTCCCCGTCCCCGGTCCTGGTGCTCGCGTCGACCGGCGCGCCCGGTTCGCTGCACCGGGCCTTCCGGGCCGAGGCCCTCGGCTACGTCGACAAGGACGGCTCGCCGGGGCGGCTCGTACGGGCGGTCCGGAAGGTCGCCGCGGGGCAGCGGTTCATCGACGCCTCGCTGGCCTCCGCCTTCATGGAGGCCGACCCCGTGCCGCTGAGCCCGCGGGAACTCAGCGTGCTGGCGCGGGCCGCGGAGGGCGATTCCATCGCCGAGATCGCCCGCGCGCTGCATCTGGCGAGCGGGACGGTACGCAACTACATGGCCGCGGCGACCCGCAAGACCGGCGCGCGCAATCTCATCGACGCGATCCGGATCTCCCGGCGGGCCGGCTGGGTCTGA
- a CDS encoding SRPBCC family protein yields the protein MSHVEEHVEVNVPVRTAYNQWTQFEEFPAFMEGVERVDQRTDTLTHWVTNVNGVQREFDAQITEQLPDRRVAWMTVDGEARQAGLVVFQPIDATTTKVVLHMNWVPDGLAETAADKLGFVKRQVMGDLKRFKLFIESRGVATGAWRGEV from the coding sequence ATGTCGCACGTCGAGGAGCACGTCGAGGTCAACGTCCCCGTACGCACGGCCTACAACCAGTGGACGCAGTTCGAGGAGTTCCCCGCCTTCATGGAGGGGGTCGAACGCGTCGACCAGCGCACGGACACGCTCACCCACTGGGTGACGAACGTGAACGGCGTGCAGCGCGAGTTCGACGCGCAGATCACCGAGCAGCTCCCGGACCGGCGCGTCGCGTGGATGACGGTCGACGGCGAGGCCCGCCAGGCCGGGCTGGTCGTCTTCCAGCCGATCGACGCGACGACCACCAAGGTCGTCCTGCACATGAACTGGGTGCCCGACGGTCTGGCCGAGACGGCCGCCGACAAGCTCGGCTTCGTCAAGCGTCAGGTGATGGGCGATCTGAAGCGGTTCAAGCTGTTCATCGAGTCGCGCGGGGTCGCGACGGGCGCGTGGCGCGGCGAGGTCTGA
- a CDS encoding DUF4230 domain-containing protein has protein sequence METSSARPGGSRRPWWGRIAVGLAVVVALIVLVARFSLVPGSGSLFGEDTRDRSGPALLKSMQDMDRYEAAVGNFQVVVDLEKDAALLPDAIRGTRTLYVGAGTVSGYVDLGALGERNVTVNGDRTKASIRLPHAVLAAAALDPDRSYAVSKQRGLLDRIGDLFSDNPAGEQAVQKLAAQHINEAARDSGLVERAEQNTTSMLEGLLRSLGFREVTVAYG, from the coding sequence ATGGAAACCTCTTCGGCCCGGCCGGGCGGCTCGCGGCGCCCGTGGTGGGGGCGGATCGCCGTCGGCCTGGCGGTGGTCGTGGCGCTGATCGTGCTCGTGGCTCGCTTCAGCCTGGTTCCGGGGTCCGGCAGCCTCTTCGGCGAGGACACCCGGGACCGCTCCGGTCCCGCGCTCCTCAAGTCGATGCAGGACATGGACCGTTACGAGGCGGCCGTCGGCAACTTCCAGGTGGTCGTGGACCTGGAGAAGGACGCGGCGCTGCTGCCGGACGCGATCCGGGGGACCCGCACCCTGTACGTGGGCGCCGGCACCGTCAGCGGCTACGTCGACCTGGGCGCACTGGGCGAGCGGAACGTCACCGTGAACGGCGACCGCACGAAGGCCTCGATCCGGCTCCCGCACGCGGTGCTCGCCGCCGCGGCCCTCGACCCGGACCGTTCGTACGCGGTGTCGAAACAGCGGGGCCTGCTGGACCGGATCGGCGATCTGTTCTCCGACAACCCGGCCGGTGAGCAGGCCGTGCAGAAGCTCGCCGCGCAGCACATCAACGAAGCGGCCCGCGACAGCGGCCTCGTCGAGCGCGCCGAGCAGAACACCACGTCGATGCTGGAGGGATTGCTGCGCTCCCTGGGCTTCCGCGAGGTGACGGTCGCGTACGGCTGA
- a CDS encoding ATP-binding protein — translation METIGPETGDPVSSAVPAGGQRRRLALTGVRGSVAKGRDFTRQALRDWGWDGTETAEDTLLLVSELLTNASLHAGGCHELVLTAGEALRIEVYDGTTTLPYPHPAPQRGLPGGHGLHIVERLSDRWGAHAHGHGKAVWAEIEAARLVSGRPTGR, via the coding sequence GTGGAGACCATCGGTCCGGAAACGGGCGATCCGGTGAGTTCCGCCGTTCCCGCCGGGGGGCAGCGCCGTCGGCTCGCCCTGACGGGCGTCCGCGGCTCTGTGGCCAAGGGCCGCGACTTCACTCGTCAGGCCCTGCGGGACTGGGGCTGGGACGGGACCGAGACCGCCGAGGACACCCTGCTCCTCGTGTCCGAGCTGCTGACCAACGCGTCACTGCACGCGGGCGGCTGTCACGAGCTCGTGCTCACGGCCGGGGAGGCCCTGCGCATCGAGGTGTACGACGGCACGACGACGCTGCCCTACCCCCACCCGGCCCCGCAGCGCGGCCTCCCGGGGGGCCACGGTCTGCACATCGTGGAGCGTCTGTCCGATCGCTGGGGCGCGCACGCGCACGGACACGGGAAAGCCGTCTGGGCCGAGATCGAGGCCGCCCGGCTGGTGTCCGGCAGGCCCACCGGGCGATGA
- a CDS encoding anti-sigma factor RsbA family regulatory protein gives MITVPAPAGPGALVHPALFYRDLGEYLTGVGGFVRAALSADEPVLVAVPGPHLDALRESLGTSGSGIAWTDMTELGRNPGRILASLQDFADRHAGRAARIVGEPIWPGRSPAEVLEATRHEALINTAFAGRPATVLCPYDVRGLAPAVVTGARRTHPTLIEGSRDLPSPAYTDASRVCADCDLPLPEHDGEVSRLAYSHGGLAGVREHAENWARATALTPARRGDLVLAISEAAANSLSHGGGKGTLRLWAAPGPGGGIVAEIHDGGRLADPLAGRRRPSLASAEGGRGLWMIHQLCDLVEVRATERGLTLRLHMATP, from the coding sequence ATGATCACCGTTCCTGCGCCCGCCGGGCCCGGGGCCCTCGTCCACCCCGCCCTCTTCTACCGGGACCTCGGCGAGTACCTCACCGGGGTGGGTGGTTTCGTGCGGGCCGCCCTGTCGGCCGACGAGCCGGTCCTCGTCGCCGTGCCGGGCCCGCACCTGGACGCCCTGCGCGAGAGCCTCGGCACGAGCGGGTCCGGGATCGCCTGGACCGACATGACGGAACTGGGCCGCAACCCCGGCCGCATCCTGGCCTCTCTGCAGGACTTCGCCGACCGGCACGCGGGCCGGGCGGCCCGGATCGTCGGCGAGCCGATCTGGCCCGGCCGCTCCCCCGCCGAGGTACTCGAGGCCACCCGCCACGAAGCCCTCATCAACACGGCCTTCGCCGGCCGGCCGGCCACCGTCCTGTGCCCGTACGACGTACGGGGGCTCGCGCCCGCGGTGGTGACCGGGGCCCGGCGCACGCACCCCACGCTGATCGAGGGGAGCCGGGACCTGCCGAGCCCGGCCTACACCGATGCCTCCCGGGTCTGCGCGGACTGCGATCTCCCGCTGCCCGAGCACGACGGCGAGGTGTCCCGGCTCGCGTACTCCCACGGCGGGCTGGCCGGGGTGCGCGAGCACGCCGAGAACTGGGCCCGCGCCACGGCCCTGACCCCGGCGCGGCGCGGCGACCTCGTCCTGGCCATCAGCGAGGCGGCGGCCAACTCCCTGTCCCACGGAGGCGGGAAGGGCACCCTCCGGCTGTGGGCCGCCCCCGGACCCGGTGGGGGAATCGTCGCCGAGATCCACGACGGCGGCCGCCTGGCCGACCCCCTGGCCGGACGCCGCCGCCCTTCCCTGGCGTCGGCCGAGGGTGGCCGCGGACTGTGGATGATCCACCAGCTCTGCGATCTGGTCGAGGTCCGCGCCACGGAGAGAGGCCTCACGCTGCGCCTTCACATGGCAACGCCCTGA
- a CDS encoding STAS domain-containing protein yields the protein MTSLRTGTGAGAGTGATTPLTALPMRDRPGARLSGSCDLDTRHALSAALGVVTGMPGTVVHLDLSAVAFLDTVAVAALVQASAALNGEGRRLLLHDPPYSLRKVVEMFPDECAALEVAA from the coding sequence ATGACCTCCCTGCGGACAGGAACGGGCGCGGGCGCGGGAACGGGCGCGACCACGCCGCTGACCGCCCTGCCCATGCGGGACCGTCCCGGCGCACGCCTGAGCGGCAGCTGCGACCTCGACACCCGGCATGCCCTGTCGGCGGCGCTCGGCGTCGTGACCGGGATGCCCGGCACCGTCGTCCATCTCGACCTCTCCGCCGTGGCCTTCCTCGACACGGTCGCGGTCGCCGCCCTGGTGCAGGCGTCGGCCGCCCTCAACGGTGAGGGGCGGCGCCTGCTGCTCCACGACCCGCCATACTCGCTGCGCAAGGTAGTGGAGATGTTCCCGGACGAATGCGCCGCGCTGGAGGTCGCAGCATGA
- a CDS encoding SigB/SigF/SigG family RNA polymerase sigma factor, whose amino-acid sequence MSRSSTATGPIRATDGQVRACDRGTAGAPTQDEDLFRVENAREMAPADARELSRLFFGRLRTLEEGTREYQYTRNTLIEMNLSLVQFAARRFRSRATGGGLDMDDIIQVGTIGLIKAIDRYDLEREVEFSTLALPYITGEIKRYFRDTTWAVHVPRRLQELRMELAKAQENLTDVLGRAPTVNEVARHLKLSEDEVIDGLVAANGYTSGSLDAAGAESDAPSTTSPATRPLAERLGGVDPAMELFEEFHTLAPLLEQLDERDRRILQMRFGEERTQAEIGAELGVSQMQVSRILSRTLARLRAGMLTV is encoded by the coding sequence ATGTCTCGCTCGTCCACCGCCACAGGCCCCATTCGTGCAACAGACGGGCAAGTTCGTGCTTGTGACCGAGGCACCGCGGGAGCGCCAACGCAGGACGAGGACCTGTTCCGTGTGGAAAACGCCCGTGAGATGGCACCCGCCGACGCACGGGAACTGTCGCGGCTCTTCTTCGGGAGGCTGCGCACCCTGGAGGAGGGGACGCGCGAGTACCAGTACACGCGCAACACCCTGATCGAGATGAATCTCTCGCTCGTCCAGTTCGCCGCGCGCCGGTTCCGCTCCCGCGCGACCGGTGGCGGTCTCGACATGGACGACATCATCCAGGTGGGGACCATCGGCCTCATCAAGGCCATCGACCGCTACGACCTGGAGCGCGAGGTCGAGTTCTCCACCCTCGCCCTCCCCTACATCACCGGTGAGATCAAGCGCTACTTCCGCGACACCACGTGGGCCGTGCACGTCCCGCGGCGCCTGCAGGAACTGCGCATGGAACTCGCCAAGGCCCAGGAGAACCTGACCGACGTCCTGGGCAGGGCTCCGACGGTCAACGAGGTCGCCCGGCACCTGAAGCTGTCCGAGGACGAGGTGATCGACGGGCTGGTGGCCGCGAACGGCTACACCAGCGGTTCCCTCGACGCCGCCGGCGCGGAGAGCGACGCGCCGTCCACGACGAGCCCGGCGACCCGGCCGCTGGCGGAACGCCTCGGCGGGGTCGACCCCGCCATGGAGCTCTTCGAGGAGTTCCACACCCTCGCGCCGCTGCTGGAGCAGCTGGACGAACGAGACCGGCGCATCCTGCAGATGCGCTTCGGCGAGGAGAGGACCCAAGCCGAGATCGGCGCCGAACTGGGCGTCTCCCAGATGCAGGTCTCCCGCATCCTGTCCCGGACCCTGGCCCGCCTGCGCGCCGGCATGCTCACGGTGTAG
- a CDS encoding STAS domain-containing protein, whose translation MTGTGDADQQGVVGDGYPAGAGWVVTAHGELDQDTLTPLEDALLSAADRYPLVVLDAGAITFGDSSFLNLLLRLHHLTALRIAAPGEQLRRLFAVTGADTVLSLHASVEDALGA comes from the coding sequence ATGACCGGAACAGGGGACGCGGACCAGCAGGGTGTGGTCGGGGACGGCTACCCGGCGGGCGCCGGCTGGGTGGTGACGGCCCATGGGGAGCTCGACCAGGACACGCTGACCCCACTGGAGGACGCCCTCCTCTCCGCCGCCGACCGGTACCCGCTGGTGGTGCTGGACGCCGGCGCCATCACCTTCGGAGACTCCTCCTTCCTGAACCTGCTCCTGCGGCTGCACCACCTCACCGCCCTGCGCATCGCCGCCCCCGGCGAGCAGTTGCGACGGCTGTTCGCCGTGACCGGCGCCGATACCGTGCTCTCCCTGCACGCGAGTGTCGAGGACGCCCTCGGGGCGTGA
- a CDS encoding hybrid sensor histidine kinase/response regulator, with amino-acid sequence MAERAGTDSPSGVPPLPGEDGIGESELRRLLAGLTAVRDGDFRTRLPETADGLLGEIATVFNGMADQLSLFTSEVTRVAREVGTEGTLGGQADVPGVGGAWLDLTDSVNFMAGNLTAQVRSIAQVATAVAKGDLSQKINVTARGEILELKETINTMVDQLSGFAGEVTRVAREVGTEGRLGGQADVMGVSGTWKDLTESVNVMADNLTAQVRSIAEVTTAVAQGDLTQKIRVDARGEILELKETINTMVDQLSAFAAEVTRVAREVGSEGRLGGQAEVEGVSGTWKRLTENVNELAGNLTRQVRAIAEVASAVAEGDLTRSITVDASGEVAELKDNINSMVGSLRESTRANQEQDWLKSNLARISGLMQGHRGLAAVAELVMDELTPLVAAQYGAFYLAEDRPGGTVLTLVGSYGRSAAAEEGVVFALGESLVGQAARSRRIIATDQVPGGYVIASGLGHTTPGSLIILPIVVDDQVLGVIELASFSAFTPVHRDFLAQLMETIGANVNTIVANARTDELLGESQRLAGELRARSEELQVQQEELQRSNAELEEKAALLASQNSDIEAKNLEIEQARQELETRAQQLSLASTYKSDFLANMSHELRTPLNSLLILAQLLAQNPARNLTPKQVEYAGIIHSAGSDLLQLINDILDLSKVEAGKMDINPERVDLPQLLEYVDATFRPMTTQKSLDFTVTTAPGAPDDLLTDDSRLRQILRNLLSNAVKFTERGGVELRIEPATASEVPAGLPRRGPMLAFRVRDTGIGIPAQQLESVFGAFQQADGTTSRKYGGTGLGLSISREIAQLLGGAVTAQSTPGQGSTFTLYLPVSRADYEDAPDPDAPAQPSPAQASGQAGPGRPGAPALPAQRRARRLLVIEERPNGLLSLVAESAGRDFAPGRQATGEHGGIHVVNATSSREAAAALATDSFHCVVLELDMPDGEALRFLDALDGDPALSSLPVLAHNNPRVRTGLEEAVRERPAARHVELLSSLDELRERIALHLSAEQPGDVLPLVQGDTQGRQAAHVLDGDLAGRTVLVVDDDARNLFALSGVLELHGMRVLHAEDGRKGIDALTHHAGVDIILMDVMMPELDGYAATAEIRRMPAYAGLPVIAVTAKAMPGDREKSLAAGASDYVTKPVDADDLIARVRYWLTR; translated from the coding sequence ATGGCCGAGCGGGCGGGCACGGATTCACCGAGCGGGGTGCCGCCGCTTCCGGGTGAGGACGGGATCGGCGAGTCGGAGCTGCGCCGGTTGCTGGCCGGGCTGACCGCCGTACGCGACGGGGACTTCCGCACCCGGCTGCCCGAAACGGCGGACGGGCTGCTCGGGGAGATCGCCACCGTCTTCAACGGGATGGCCGACCAGCTGTCGCTGTTCACCTCCGAGGTGACGCGGGTGGCCCGCGAGGTGGGCACGGAGGGGACACTGGGCGGCCAGGCCGACGTACCGGGAGTCGGCGGGGCCTGGCTGGACCTCACGGATTCGGTCAACTTCATGGCCGGAAACCTCACGGCGCAGGTGCGCTCCATCGCCCAGGTCGCGACCGCCGTGGCCAAGGGCGACCTCTCGCAGAAGATCAACGTCACGGCGCGCGGGGAGATCCTGGAGCTGAAAGAGACCATCAACACGATGGTCGACCAGCTCTCCGGGTTCGCCGGGGAGGTCACACGGGTGGCCCGCGAGGTGGGCACCGAGGGCCGGCTCGGCGGCCAGGCGGACGTCATGGGCGTCTCCGGCACGTGGAAGGACCTGACGGAATCGGTCAACGTCATGGCCGACAACCTGACCGCCCAGGTGCGCTCGATCGCCGAGGTCACCACCGCCGTGGCCCAGGGCGATCTGACGCAGAAGATCCGGGTGGACGCGCGCGGGGAGATCCTGGAGCTGAAAGAGACCATCAACACGATGGTCGACCAGCTCTCCGCCTTCGCCGCCGAGGTCACCCGGGTCGCCCGCGAGGTCGGCAGCGAGGGCCGGCTCGGCGGCCAGGCCGAGGTCGAGGGCGTCTCCGGGACCTGGAAGCGCCTGACGGAGAACGTCAACGAGCTGGCCGGCAACCTGACCCGCCAGGTCCGGGCCATCGCCGAGGTGGCCAGCGCGGTCGCCGAGGGCGACCTGACGCGCTCGATCACGGTCGACGCCTCGGGTGAGGTCGCCGAACTCAAGGACAACATCAACTCCATGGTCGGCTCGCTGCGCGAGAGCACCCGGGCCAACCAGGAGCAGGACTGGCTCAAGTCCAACCTGGCCCGCATCTCCGGCCTGATGCAGGGCCACCGGGGTCTCGCCGCCGTCGCCGAACTCGTCATGGACGAACTGACGCCGCTCGTCGCCGCCCAGTACGGCGCCTTCTACCTCGCCGAGGACCGCCCCGGCGGCACCGTGCTCACCCTCGTCGGCTCCTACGGCCGGTCCGCGGCCGCCGAGGAGGGCGTCGTGTTCGCCCTCGGCGAGTCCCTCGTCGGTCAGGCGGCCCGCAGCCGCCGCATCATCGCCACCGACCAGGTCCCCGGCGGCTACGTCATCGCCTCCGGGCTCGGCCACACCACTCCGGGCAGCCTGATCATCCTGCCGATCGTGGTGGACGACCAGGTCCTCGGAGTGATCGAGCTCGCCTCCTTCAGCGCCTTCACCCCCGTCCACCGCGACTTCCTGGCCCAGTTGATGGAAACCATCGGCGCCAACGTCAACACGATCGTCGCCAACGCCCGGACCGACGAGCTTCTCGGCGAGTCCCAGCGGCTGGCCGGCGAACTCCGGGCCCGTTCTGAGGAACTCCAGGTCCAGCAGGAGGAACTCCAGCGCTCCAACGCCGAGCTGGAGGAGAAGGCCGCCCTCCTCGCCAGCCAGAACAGCGACATCGAGGCCAAGAACCTGGAGATCGAGCAGGCCCGCCAGGAACTGGAGACCCGCGCACAGCAGTTGTCGCTGGCCTCCACCTACAAGTCCGACTTCCTGGCCAACATGAGCCACGAGCTGCGCACACCGCTCAACAGCCTGCTCATCCTCGCCCAGTTGCTCGCCCAGAACCCCGCCCGCAACCTCACCCCCAAGCAGGTCGAGTACGCGGGCATCATCCACTCGGCCGGCTCGGACCTGCTCCAGCTGATCAACGACATCCTCGACCTGTCCAAGGTCGAGGCCGGCAAGATGGACATCAACCCCGAGCGGGTCGACCTGCCCCAGCTGCTCGAGTACGTCGACGCCACCTTCCGGCCGATGACCACGCAGAAGAGCCTCGACTTCACCGTCACCACCGCCCCGGGCGCCCCCGACGACCTGCTCACCGACGACTCGCGGCTGCGCCAGATCCTGCGCAACCTGCTGTCCAACGCCGTCAAGTTCACCGAGCGCGGCGGCGTGGAGCTCCGGATCGAACCGGCGACGGCCTCCGAGGTCCCCGCCGGGCTTCCCCGGCGCGGGCCCATGCTGGCCTTCCGCGTGCGGGACACGGGCATCGGCATCCCCGCGCAGCAGCTGGAGTCCGTCTTCGGAGCCTTCCAGCAGGCCGACGGCACCACCAGCCGCAAGTACGGAGGCACCGGCCTCGGGCTGTCCATCAGCCGTGAGATCGCCCAGCTCCTCGGCGGGGCCGTCACCGCGCAAAGCACACCCGGCCAGGGCAGCACCTTCACCCTCTACCTGCCGGTCAGCCGCGCGGACTACGAGGACGCGCCCGATCCCGACGCCCCGGCGCAGCCGTCGCCCGCGCAGGCCTCCGGGCAGGCCGGCCCGGGCCGTCCCGGCGCGCCCGCGCTCCCCGCGCAGCGGCGGGCCCGCCGCCTGCTCGTGATCGAGGAGCGACCCAACGGCCTGCTCTCCCTCGTCGCGGAGAGCGCCGGCCGGGACTTCGCCCCCGGCCGTCAGGCGACGGGAGAGCACGGCGGCATCCACGTGGTCAACGCCACGAGCTCGCGCGAGGCCGCCGCCGCCTTGGCGACCGACTCCTTCCACTGCGTCGTCCTGGAACTGGACATGCCCGACGGCGAAGCGCTGCGGTTCCTCGACGCGCTCGACGGAGACCCGGCCCTCTCCTCGCTCCCCGTCCTCGCCCACAACAACCCCCGGGTCAGGACCGGTCTGGAGGAGGCCGTGCGGGAGCGGCCCGCGGCACGCCACGTGGAACTACTGTCCAGTCTGGACGAGTTGCGCGAACGCATCGCGCTCCACCTGTCCGCCGAGCAGCCGGGGGACGTACTCCCCCTCGTACAGGGCGACACACAGGGCCGGCAGGCCGCCCACGTGCTCGACGGCGACCTGGCCGGACGCACCGTCCTCGTCGTCGACGACGACGCACGCAACCTCTTCGCCCTCAGCGGGGTCCTGGAACTGCACGGCATGCGCGTGCTCCACGCCGAGGACGGCCGCAAGGGCATCGACGCCCTCACCCACCACGCGGGTGTCGACATCATCCTGATGGACGTGATGATGCCCGAACTGGACGGCTACGCCGCCACCGCCGAGATCCGCCGGATGCCGGCGTACGCGGGCCTGCCCGTCATCGCGGTCACCGCCAAGGCGATGCCCGGGGACCGGGAGAAGAGCCTCGCCGCGGGCGCCAGCGACTACGTGACCAAGCCCGTGGACGCCGACGACCTCATCGCCCGCGTCCGGTACTGGCTCACGCGATGA